One window of the Rhodococcus sovatensis genome contains the following:
- a CDS encoding HIT family protein, producing MNPYTIFAEIIAGNAESSLVYEDEVAVAFMDIRPFTRGHVLVVPRQQARSLSELDPETGGHLFVVGQKIAAALRATDPRCAGVNFFLADGEVAGQEIFHVHLHVIPRTTGDGFGLRARPTSPQREELDAKAAELAGALTQS from the coding sequence ATGAATCCGTACACGATATTTGCCGAGATCATCGCGGGGAACGCCGAATCCAGCCTGGTGTACGAGGACGAGGTGGCCGTCGCGTTCATGGACATCAGACCGTTCACGCGGGGACACGTTCTGGTCGTGCCACGACAGCAGGCCCGCAGCCTGTCCGAACTCGATCCTGAGACCGGTGGCCACCTGTTCGTCGTCGGGCAGAAGATCGCCGCGGCGCTCCGCGCGACCGACCCGCGGTGCGCTGGAGTCAACTTCTTCCTCGCCGATGGGGAAGTAGCGGGCCAGGAAATCTTCCACGTCCATCTTCACGTGATTCCCAGGACGACCGGCGACGGTTTCGGGTTGCGCGCCAGGCCGACGTCGCCGCAGCGGGAGGAGCTCGACGCGAAGGCCGCGGAACTCGCGGGGGCTCTGACGCAGTCGTAG
- a CDS encoding iron chelate uptake ABC transporter family permease subunit: MEAPAAGQLESPSTPGGLAKTNARRTLGLFVVIGLLAVICLLSIAVGIKYIPLNEVWNGLFAYDESNNAVIIRELRVPRTVLGLIVGIALGVSGALIQAMTRNPLADPGILGVNAGAAFFVTLAVGLLGFTGIWSYIWFAFLGAILATVAVYALGSMGRAGATPIRLTLAGIALGAMLGGITTGLTLIDPEAFDKMRFWGAGSLSGRGLDISFAIGPFVILGLILAIVIARPLNAIALGDDLAQSLGAKVKNTRVIGVIAVTLLAGAATAAAGPIGFVGLMIPHMVRWFVGPDQRWILLYTVAAAPCLLLLSDVVGRIVIRPGELQVGIVTAFVGAPVLILLVRRKKVSGL, translated from the coding sequence ATGGAAGCACCGGCGGCCGGGCAACTGGAGAGTCCGTCCACTCCAGGGGGGCTCGCCAAGACCAACGCACGCCGCACCCTCGGACTCTTCGTCGTCATCGGCCTTCTCGCCGTGATCTGTTTGCTTTCCATCGCAGTCGGCATCAAATACATCCCGTTGAACGAGGTGTGGAACGGCCTGTTCGCGTACGACGAATCCAACAACGCCGTCATCATTCGTGAACTACGGGTGCCGCGAACGGTCCTCGGGTTGATCGTCGGAATCGCGCTCGGTGTCAGTGGCGCTCTGATCCAGGCGATGACTCGAAACCCGTTGGCGGATCCAGGGATTCTCGGTGTCAACGCCGGTGCCGCGTTCTTCGTGACCCTCGCCGTCGGGTTGCTGGGATTCACCGGAATCTGGTCGTACATCTGGTTCGCGTTCCTCGGGGCGATTCTGGCCACCGTCGCTGTCTATGCGCTCGGATCGATGGGCAGGGCCGGGGCTACGCCGATTCGGTTGACGCTGGCCGGGATTGCTCTCGGAGCAATGCTCGGCGGAATCACGACGGGACTGACACTGATCGATCCCGAGGCATTCGACAAGATGCGATTCTGGGGTGCGGGTTCGTTGTCAGGTCGAGGGCTCGATATTTCCTTTGCTATCGGGCCCTTCGTGATTCTCGGCTTGATTCTTGCGATCGTCATCGCCCGCCCGCTCAACGCCATCGCTCTCGGTGACGACCTCGCGCAGTCGCTCGGCGCGAAGGTGAAGAACACGCGCGTCATCGGCGTCATCGCGGTGACGTTGCTCGCCGGTGCCGCGACCGCTGCGGCCGGGCCGATCGGGTTCGTGGGTCTGATGATCCCGCACATGGTTCGCTGGTTCGTCGGTCCGGATCAGCGATGGATTCTTCTGTACACCGTCGCTGCGGCGCCATGCCTGTTGCTCCTGTCCGACGTCGTCGGGCGCATCGTGATCAGGCCCGGTGAGCTTCAGGTGGGCATCGTGACTGCGTTCGTCGGCGCCCCTGTCCTCATCCTTCTGGTTCGTCGCAAGAAGGTGAGTGGTCTGTGA
- a CDS encoding FecCD family ABC transporter permease gives MTVIEPKSADSDVDFGRKVRILRIADDRINGRIDVRTVLVCSILVVLSLVVSVIALGTGDYQIAPGAVLQALFSDAPRFTELVVMEWRFPRVALALLLGGALGVSGAIFQSLTRNPLGSPDIIGFDTGAYTGALIVILTLGGGYYQTGAGALIGGICTAAVVYLLAFKKGVQGFRLIIVGIAMSAILASINTWLIIKADLADAMAAAVWGAGSLNGLSWAQVGPVLAVLIVITPLLAVIAKRLPMLEMGDDAAKALGIRAEPTRLLLMVLGVALTALVTAAAGPISFISLAAPQLVRRLTKTAGVSLIPSAAMGAFLLVVSDWVAQRIFAPTQLPVGVVTVSIGGAYFVWLLAREGRKQ, from the coding sequence GTGACAGTGATCGAGCCCAAATCTGCAGATTCCGACGTCGACTTCGGTCGCAAGGTTCGTATTCTCAGGATTGCCGATGACAGGATCAACGGACGGATCGACGTCCGAACCGTTCTGGTTTGTTCGATCCTCGTGGTGCTCTCACTGGTGGTGTCGGTCATCGCACTCGGGACCGGTGACTACCAGATCGCGCCGGGCGCAGTACTGCAGGCGTTGTTCTCCGACGCACCGAGGTTCACCGAACTTGTCGTCATGGAGTGGCGTTTCCCTCGCGTCGCGCTCGCACTGCTGCTCGGTGGTGCCCTCGGTGTATCCGGGGCGATCTTTCAGTCGCTGACGCGAAATCCGTTGGGTAGTCCTGACATCATCGGCTTCGATACCGGTGCCTACACCGGCGCCCTCATCGTCATCCTGACCCTCGGCGGCGGTTACTACCAGACCGGTGCCGGCGCGTTGATCGGCGGAATCTGCACTGCCGCAGTGGTGTACCTCCTCGCGTTCAAGAAGGGCGTGCAGGGCTTCCGGTTGATCATCGTCGGTATCGCAATGAGCGCGATTCTGGCGTCGATCAACACCTGGCTCATCATCAAGGCCGACCTGGCCGACGCCATGGCAGCGGCGGTGTGGGGTGCGGGCAGCCTCAACGGTCTGAGCTGGGCGCAGGTCGGACCGGTCCTCGCCGTCCTGATCGTCATCACTCCGCTTCTGGCGGTCATCGCGAAGCGACTGCCGATGCTGGAGATGGGTGACGACGCAGCCAAGGCGCTCGGTATTCGCGCCGAGCCGACAAGGCTGCTGCTGATGGTTCTCGGAGTCGCTCTGACGGCGTTGGTCACTGCGGCTGCAGGCCCGATCTCGTTCATTTCGCTTGCCGCGCCGCAGCTGGTGCGGCGGTTGACCAAGACTGCAGGCGTGTCGTTGATCCCGTCGGCGGCGATGGGTGCATTCCTGCTCGTCGTGAGCGATTGGGTGGCGCAGCGGATCTTCGCTCCTACGCAGCTGCCGGTCGGGGTCGTGACGGTGTCGATCGGCGGCGCATACTTCGTGTGGTTGTTGGCTCGGGAAGGTAGAAAGCAGTGA
- a CDS encoding ABC transporter ATP-binding protein, producing the protein MTEKKQPRLHADNVTIGYDKRIISENLSVEIPDGKFTVIVGPNACGKSTLLRALSRLLKPEAGTVLLDGKAISSYPAKEVARRLGLLPQTSIAPDGISVADLVARGRYPHQKLIKQWSREDEAAVVFAMNATGVTELSGRLVDELSGGQRQRVWVAMVLAQQTPLMLLDEPTTFLDIAHQIDLLELCSQLNREQGNTMVAVLHDLNHACRYADHIIAMKDGEVVTSGEPADVITAELVESVFGMPCRIIEDPESHTPLVIPLARRRA; encoded by the coding sequence ATGACCGAGAAGAAGCAACCGCGACTGCACGCGGACAACGTGACGATCGGCTACGACAAGCGGATCATCAGTGAGAACCTGTCCGTCGAGATACCCGACGGCAAATTCACCGTCATCGTCGGTCCCAACGCGTGTGGTAAATCGACCCTGCTCAGGGCGTTGTCACGGCTGCTGAAGCCAGAGGCGGGAACCGTCCTGCTCGACGGCAAGGCCATCTCGTCGTACCCGGCGAAAGAAGTTGCCCGACGCCTCGGCCTCCTGCCGCAGACGTCCATCGCGCCCGACGGCATTTCCGTCGCCGATCTCGTTGCGCGAGGACGCTATCCGCATCAGAAGCTGATCAAGCAGTGGTCGAGGGAGGACGAGGCCGCGGTCGTGTTCGCGATGAACGCGACCGGTGTCACCGAACTGTCCGGACGCCTGGTCGACGAGCTTTCCGGTGGTCAGCGGCAACGGGTATGGGTGGCAATGGTTCTGGCGCAGCAGACTCCGTTGATGCTCCTCGACGAGCCGACGACGTTCCTCGACATCGCCCACCAGATCGACCTGCTGGAACTGTGCTCGCAGCTCAACCGTGAACAGGGCAACACCATGGTTGCCGTATTGCACGATCTGAACCACGCCTGCCGCTACGCCGATCACATCATCGCGATGAAGGACGGTGAGGTGGTCACGTCCGGTGAACCTGCGGATGTCATCACTGCTGAGCTGGTCGAATCGGTGTTCGGCATGCCGTGCCGGATCATCGAGGACCCGGAGTCGCACACTCCGCTGGTCATACCGCTGGCTCGTCGGCGCGCCTAG
- a CDS encoding lysine N(6)-hydroxylase/L-ornithine N(5)-oxygenase family protein, translating into MLKVNSATDVVDILGVGYGPSNLGLAIALQERNAEVPAEERITSVFVEKQPEFRWHPGMLLPGATMQISFLKDLATQRNTRSEYTFLEYLAQRDRLTHFINLQTFFPSRIEFHDYLRWAADKVDADVLYGTTATEVSWNGELFEVRVQGAFGSQLLRARNVVLAGGLTAILPGGVSAGARVFHNHRVLDHLEALPEPKHGRFVVVGAGQSAAEVVAHLHERYPDSEVHGVFGKYGYSPADDSPYANRVFDPEAVDDFYVSSPQLREQLIAYHRSTNYSAVDLPLIEDLYNREYTERVTGKRRLFVRGASEVSVPRETDTGVEVSVLHRPTGREERLMCDAVVYATGFRPLDLRGILGSVADECVFAADGSPEVERDYRLRTSTEITGGIYLQGGTEHSHGLTSSLLSNIAVRSGELVDSLASRAMLDAVLT; encoded by the coding sequence GTGCTCAAGGTGAACAGCGCTACCGATGTAGTGGACATTCTCGGAGTCGGATACGGCCCGTCCAACCTGGGGTTGGCCATCGCATTGCAGGAACGCAATGCCGAAGTGCCTGCCGAAGAACGAATCACGTCGGTGTTCGTCGAGAAGCAGCCGGAGTTCAGATGGCACCCCGGAATGCTGCTGCCGGGCGCGACGATGCAGATTTCGTTCCTCAAGGACTTGGCGACCCAGCGCAACACCAGAAGTGAGTACACGTTTCTCGAGTATCTCGCGCAGCGAGACCGGTTGACCCACTTCATCAACCTTCAGACGTTCTTTCCCTCACGCATCGAGTTCCACGACTACCTGCGATGGGCTGCGGACAAGGTCGACGCGGATGTGCTGTACGGCACCACGGCGACCGAAGTCTCTTGGAACGGCGAACTTTTCGAAGTCCGGGTACAGGGTGCCTTCGGGTCGCAGCTCCTGCGTGCGCGCAACGTCGTACTGGCCGGTGGTCTCACGGCAATCCTTCCCGGCGGCGTGTCGGCCGGCGCTCGGGTCTTTCACAATCACCGCGTGCTCGATCATCTGGAGGCTCTCCCGGAACCGAAGCATGGCAGATTCGTAGTCGTCGGTGCAGGGCAGAGCGCGGCCGAGGTGGTGGCTCACCTCCACGAGCGCTACCCCGATTCCGAAGTGCACGGCGTCTTCGGCAAGTACGGATACAGCCCTGCGGACGACAGTCCCTATGCCAACCGGGTTTTCGATCCTGAAGCCGTCGACGACTTCTATGTGTCGTCGCCGCAGCTTCGCGAGCAGCTCATTGCCTACCACCGCAGCACCAACTACTCGGCTGTCGACCTTCCGCTCATCGAGGATCTCTACAACCGTGAATACACGGAGCGGGTGACGGGCAAGCGTCGATTGTTCGTGCGTGGCGCATCGGAGGTGTCGGTCCCTCGCGAGACCGATACCGGCGTCGAGGTGTCGGTTCTGCATCGCCCGACCGGACGGGAAGAGCGACTCATGTGCGACGCTGTCGTCTACGCAACAGGTTTCAGGCCGCTGGACCTGCGCGGCATTCTCGGTTCGGTCGCCGACGAATGCGTGTTCGCCGCCGACGGAAGCCCGGAGGTAGAGCGCGACTACCGGCTTCGTACGTCCACCGAGATCACCGGAGGAATCTACTTGCAAGGCGGGACCGAGCACTCACACGGTCTGACCTCGTCCCTACTGTCCAACATCGCTGTGCGATCCGGCGAGCTGGTCGATTCCTTGGCGTCACGAGCCATGCTGGACGCGGTGCTCACGTAG
- a CDS encoding methionyl-tRNA formyltransferase — translation MRVVMFGYQTWGQKTLQTLIDSRHEVVGVVTHPASDQVYESIWADSVEDLAREHELEVHLARRPDAILRKQIHAWNPDIIIANNWRTWLPPEIFAHPPHGTLNLHDSLLPKFTGFSPIAWALISGAEEVGLTAHRMDGELDTGDILTQASIPIGPRDTATQLVRDTIDLIPTVLLEALDSIEYGTARWRPQDLRERTFFHKRHETDSLIDWSWEASDLDRLIRAMSDPYPNAFTYYRGERISITEAHVSQGIYGGTPGRVFIRENDGMAIVAGPNAHRGRNHALVVDRLRTSDGTDYAALKYFPSGGGYLTSGP, via the coding sequence ATGCGAGTGGTGATGTTCGGTTACCAGACCTGGGGGCAGAAGACTCTGCAGACCTTGATCGACTCCCGCCACGAGGTGGTCGGCGTCGTCACTCATCCGGCCAGCGACCAGGTCTACGAGAGCATTTGGGCCGATTCGGTCGAGGATCTTGCCCGCGAGCACGAACTTGAAGTCCATCTTGCTCGACGCCCGGACGCAATCCTGCGTAAACAAATTCATGCCTGGAATCCTGACATCATCATCGCCAATAATTGGCGCACCTGGTTGCCGCCGGAGATCTTCGCCCACCCACCACACGGAACGCTCAATCTGCACGACTCGCTGCTGCCGAAGTTTACTGGTTTCTCGCCGATCGCATGGGCTCTGATCAGCGGTGCCGAAGAAGTTGGGTTGACCGCACACCGAATGGACGGCGAACTCGACACCGGAGACATCCTCACGCAGGCTTCGATTCCGATCGGCCCCCGAGATACCGCGACACAATTGGTCAGGGACACAATCGATCTGATTCCCACAGTGCTCCTCGAAGCACTCGACAGTATCGAGTACGGAACCGCCCGGTGGCGTCCCCAAGACCTCAGGGAACGCACGTTCTTTCACAAGCGGCACGAAACCGACAGCCTGATCGACTGGTCGTGGGAGGCATCCGACCTCGACCGGTTGATTCGAGCGATGTCCGACCCGTACCCGAACGCCTTCACCTACTATCGCGGCGAGCGCATTTCGATCACAGAGGCTCACGTCTCACAAGGAATTTATGGCGGGACGCCCGGCAGGGTATTCATCCGCGAAAACGACGGAATGGCCATCGTCGCCGGCCCCAACGCCCATCGCGGCCGTAACCATGCACTCGTCGTCGACCGCCTCCGTACCAGCGACGGCACGGACTACGCTGCGCTCAAGTACTTCCCGAGTGGCGGCGGGTACCTCACCAGCGGCCCGTGA
- a CDS encoding siderophore-interacting protein → MGIKGVQRFFYAEVVSTERISPSLVRVVFGGDGLADYTSNGAADECVSLYFAGEGEDKPPAMTEKDGDWAYHDIDEPEYRNYSVRSWDATAKEMSIDFVAHKGGIAASWALAAAPGDVLGLWGPRGWYDPPSDTAWQLLVADLTGLPALSRAVEELPDGFPVRAIVEVLDNGDKIPIETNADLSIEWLIGGNGHGPSRLADAVRAETLPDGQGYVWFAGEAATSRDVRKYLRKERGFGNAQFETIGYWRVRAEEWLQKYEAVEDRLHSEYQQLIDAGAAEADADNRWEEMLEEAGL, encoded by the coding sequence GTGGGGATCAAGGGAGTGCAACGCTTCTTCTACGCCGAGGTGGTGAGCACGGAACGCATCTCGCCCTCGCTCGTGCGGGTGGTATTCGGCGGTGACGGATTGGCTGACTACACGTCGAACGGCGCCGCTGACGAGTGTGTCTCGCTGTACTTCGCCGGCGAGGGCGAGGACAAGCCGCCGGCGATGACCGAGAAAGACGGCGACTGGGCGTACCACGACATCGACGAGCCCGAATATCGCAACTACTCGGTTCGGAGCTGGGACGCGACCGCCAAGGAAATGTCGATCGACTTCGTCGCGCACAAGGGCGGCATCGCGGCGTCATGGGCCCTGGCCGCGGCACCCGGCGACGTCCTCGGACTGTGGGGACCTCGAGGTTGGTACGACCCGCCGAGCGACACCGCATGGCAACTGCTCGTTGCCGACCTGACAGGGCTTCCAGCCTTGTCTAGAGCCGTCGAAGAGCTACCGGACGGGTTCCCGGTTCGAGCGATCGTGGAAGTTCTCGACAACGGCGACAAAATTCCGATCGAGACCAATGCGGACCTGAGCATCGAGTGGCTGATCGGCGGAAACGGTCATGGGCCGTCGCGCCTGGCTGACGCCGTACGCGCCGAGACCCTTCCGGATGGCCAAGGCTACGTGTGGTTCGCCGGAGAGGCGGCCACGAGCCGAGACGTGCGCAAGTACCTGCGCAAAGAGCGTGGCTTCGGCAATGCGCAGTTCGAAACCATCGGATACTGGCGCGTTCGCGCCGAAGAGTGGCTCCAGAAGTACGAAGCGGTCGAAGACCGGCTACACAGCGAGTACCAGCAGTTGATCGACGCCGGAGCCGCAGAGGCAGACGCCGACAATCGCTGGGAGGAAATGCTCGAGGAAGCCGGGCTATAG
- a CDS encoding ABC transporter ATP-binding protein, with amino-acid sequence MNFAVDANDPPRLPVADRRQMVSEVRTLAAGSWWRVGGIMVLLLVAAASTLVLPLTVGWIVDTASRSGQSGIPTVFWWQLAGLGAAAIVGGAVEFFGVVALGRLIDTMVAELRERYLTAALALPEAEIERVGAGDIVTRAATDTRNVSEEFPTILPAVAAAAFTITLTLVGTAVIDWRFSVAFALAVPLYVAALRWYLPAVPPVYAVLRSADSTRGERVLTTLSALPTVKAFHAGPGRVARIRTAAWEVARWEVRAKIMQNRLFSRINLAEVVGLLVVVACGFFVAAPRGTSLGEITAASLLFLQVAAPISGLLYVMDDLQSATASLARVVGVTHDLPRHSEPTEPAETSSPATESLVHVHDVSFAYRADHPVLDGVSLHVSAGEHVAIVGTSGSGKTTLARLVAGVREPDSGRIDLAVTRAQIAYLSQEGHVFSGTLRENLLLAAPGSTDDMLRSALQITRADTLLKSLPDGLDTVLGEEGHRITAADVQLLSLARMVLSDPAVAILDEATADADSSNAALLDDAAAQALRGRSAIVIAHRLSQARVCDRIVVLEGGALIEEGTHDELLEAGGRYAHLWLIYSAQL; translated from the coding sequence ATGAATTTCGCGGTCGACGCCAACGATCCGCCCCGCCTGCCGGTTGCCGATCGGCGACAGATGGTCAGCGAGGTGCGCACACTGGCCGCGGGCAGCTGGTGGCGAGTGGGCGGGATCATGGTGCTGCTGCTGGTCGCCGCCGCGTCCACGCTCGTCCTACCGCTGACGGTCGGCTGGATCGTCGATACCGCCTCGCGCAGCGGTCAGTCCGGAATTCCGACCGTGTTCTGGTGGCAACTGGCAGGCCTGGGTGCGGCCGCGATCGTCGGTGGCGCCGTCGAGTTCTTCGGTGTCGTGGCTCTCGGACGTTTGATCGACACGATGGTCGCCGAATTGCGGGAGCGGTATCTCACCGCGGCACTCGCATTGCCGGAAGCCGAGATCGAACGGGTGGGTGCGGGCGACATCGTTACCCGCGCGGCAACGGATACCCGCAACGTGTCAGAAGAGTTCCCGACGATCTTGCCCGCTGTGGCCGCAGCTGCATTCACGATCACGTTGACGCTCGTCGGGACCGCTGTTATCGATTGGCGTTTCAGCGTTGCGTTTGCGCTGGCGGTGCCGTTGTACGTCGCGGCTCTGCGCTGGTACCTCCCTGCCGTCCCGCCGGTCTACGCCGTGCTGCGCTCGGCTGACAGCACCCGCGGCGAACGCGTACTCACCACCTTGTCGGCGCTGCCCACCGTCAAGGCCTTCCACGCCGGTCCCGGTCGTGTTGCACGGATTCGCACGGCCGCTTGGGAGGTCGCCAGGTGGGAGGTACGCGCAAAAATCATGCAGAACCGCTTGTTCAGCCGCATCAATCTCGCGGAGGTCGTCGGACTCCTCGTCGTCGTGGCGTGCGGTTTCTTCGTGGCGGCCCCTCGGGGCACCAGCCTCGGCGAGATCACTGCCGCATCGTTGCTGTTCTTGCAGGTCGCGGCGCCGATCTCGGGACTGTTGTACGTCATGGACGACCTGCAGTCCGCGACGGCGTCACTCGCCAGGGTCGTCGGTGTGACGCACGACCTGCCCCGGCACTCGGAACCGACCGAGCCCGCCGAGACGTCGTCGCCGGCCACGGAGTCACTGGTACACGTCCACGACGTCAGCTTCGCCTACCGCGCCGATCATCCGGTACTCGACGGCGTCAGCCTGCACGTATCCGCCGGTGAACACGTCGCGATCGTCGGCACGAGCGGATCGGGAAAGACCACACTCGCTCGGCTCGTCGCGGGGGTGCGAGAACCGGACAGCGGACGAATCGACCTCGCGGTCACCCGCGCACAGATCGCCTATCTCAGCCAGGAAGGGCATGTGTTCTCCGGAACCCTGCGGGAGAATCTACTGCTCGCCGCACCGGGTTCAACGGACGACATGCTTCGATCCGCGCTGCAGATCACGCGAGCCGACACCCTGTTGAAGTCCCTGCCGGACGGTCTGGATACCGTCCTCGGCGAGGAGGGGCATCGAATCACCGCCGCTGACGTGCAACTTCTGTCGCTGGCACGAATGGTCCTGAGTGACCCTGCCGTTGCAATCCTCGACGAAGCGACCGCGGACGCCGATTCGAGCAATGCGGCGTTGCTCGACGACGCGGCTGCGCAGGCTCTGCGCGGGCGCTCGGCAATCGTCATCGCCCACCGACTCTCCCAGGCACGAGTGTGCGATCGAATCGTGGTCCTGGAAGGCGGCGCCTTGATCGAGGAGGGCACCCACGACGAGCTACTTGAAGCGGGTGGCCGATACGCACATCTGTGGCTCATCTACAGCGCACAGCTATAG
- a CDS encoding ABC transporter ATP-binding protein, producing MTTAWKPPKHLPVFFEIPDTPPAQRITIRTGMSPLGLTLSVIRSAGWYAAGGCLLIVLFNAASALVPLALGAAIDEGIGPVTRGTPTEDALGGFLLWVAAIAGLYLVINVTYHFGGWIGWYCVQRAQYELSARIVERILDARGTAGPAQLPGRLLSVATSDSDRVGFSLYFAIYPLGNVAAVLVAAVSLFVIHPVLGLTVIVGAPLLLVFMAIVARPLRNRAEQEQEGIADAASSAADLITGYRVISGIHAQQAAANHYRRVSRTALRGTLAANTAEGAVRGTNAALMGLFAGVVTAVAAALTFDGSISVGELIAAAAMAQVLLEPLRELIEVAATIGAQALASARRVLDQLHVEPNPEARGDTPVPDPPLLQITTQDIESLDVEPGEFVAIELAAVDADALVAALTLAGSVGAQVKMNGQPLPSYDPSAIRRLILVAPHQADLLEDTVLASVMSGSTDRDRAVAALRTARCESLEHELPLGYETPISDLGRTLSGGQRQRVALARAICREPRILVLHDPTNSVDSATESDIAERVHTARAGMTTLVITSSAAFHAVADRSVRRPPGQLVASVPPKSLDS from the coding sequence ATGACGACGGCCTGGAAACCACCGAAGCACCTTCCCGTTTTCTTCGAGATCCCGGATACTCCACCGGCACAACGGATCACGATTCGGACGGGGATGTCGCCGCTGGGGCTCACGCTATCGGTCATCCGGTCGGCGGGCTGGTATGCCGCTGGGGGTTGCCTGTTGATCGTATTGTTCAATGCCGCGAGTGCTTTGGTACCGCTGGCGCTCGGGGCCGCGATCGACGAGGGAATCGGTCCGGTCACGAGAGGTACCCCTACCGAGGATGCGCTCGGCGGCTTTCTACTGTGGGTCGCCGCGATCGCGGGTCTGTATCTGGTGATCAACGTGACGTATCACTTCGGTGGGTGGATCGGCTGGTATTGCGTCCAGCGCGCACAGTACGAACTGTCCGCCCGGATCGTCGAACGAATACTCGATGCTCGGGGAACGGCGGGACCCGCACAGCTTCCCGGGCGCCTGTTGTCGGTCGCCACCTCGGACAGTGACCGGGTCGGGTTTTCGCTCTACTTCGCGATCTACCCGCTCGGCAACGTGGCGGCCGTGCTCGTCGCGGCGGTGTCTCTTTTCGTCATTCATCCGGTCCTGGGCCTGACGGTCATCGTGGGCGCGCCGCTCTTGCTCGTATTCATGGCGATCGTCGCCCGCCCCCTGCGAAATCGCGCCGAACAGGAACAGGAGGGAATCGCCGATGCCGCAAGCTCCGCGGCCGACCTCATCACCGGCTATCGGGTCATCAGCGGCATCCACGCACAGCAGGCGGCTGCGAACCACTATCGGCGGGTGAGCCGGACGGCGCTGCGTGGCACGCTCGCCGCGAACACGGCCGAGGGTGCGGTGCGGGGAACGAATGCCGCGCTCATGGGCCTCTTCGCCGGAGTGGTCACTGCCGTCGCCGCCGCGCTTACCTTCGATGGTTCGATCTCGGTCGGCGAACTCATCGCGGCTGCCGCGATGGCTCAGGTGCTGCTCGAGCCGTTACGTGAGTTGATTGAGGTGGCCGCAACGATCGGGGCCCAGGCATTGGCTTCGGCGCGGCGGGTACTCGACCAGCTACACGTCGAACCGAATCCGGAAGCACGCGGTGACACTCCGGTGCCGGATCCCCCGTTGCTGCAGATCACGACACAAGACATCGAGTCACTCGACGTCGAACCGGGCGAGTTCGTAGCGATCGAGCTCGCCGCAGTCGACGCCGACGCATTGGTCGCGGCCTTGACACTCGCCGGGAGCGTCGGAGCGCAGGTGAAAATGAACGGCCAACCACTACCGAGCTACGATCCTTCCGCGATCCGACGGCTGATACTGGTCGCACCCCATCAGGCGGATCTTCTCGAAGACACAGTGTTGGCGAGCGTCATGTCCGGGAGCACCGATCGCGATCGGGCCGTCGCAGCGCTGCGCACGGCACGCTGCGAAAGCCTCGAACACGAGTTGCCGCTCGGCTACGAGACACCGATTTCCGACCTCGGTCGGACGCTCTCCGGCGGACAGCGACAACGCGTCGCTCTGGCCCGGGCTATCTGTCGCGAGCCCCGAATTCTCGTCCTGCACGACCCTACGAACTCGGTCGATTCGGCAACCGAGTCCGACATCGCCGAGCGGGTCCACACGGCCCGCGCCGGAATGACGACACTCGTGATCACGTCGTCTGCGGCATTTCATGCAGTGGCCGACCGCAGCGTGCGTCGACCCCCTGGCCAACTCGTCGCGAGCGTCCCACCGAAGAGCCTCGACTCATGA